The nucleotide sequence TTCATGCCAGCCAAATGCATTCGAAAAATGTCACAAATTTGTTCAAACACCTTTTCAAGGATGGTAACAGCACCATCGATTTGAATGATGAGATAACGAGAGGCGCCTGTATTACTCACAACGGTGAGATTATAAACGAAATGGTTCGAACTGTTTTCAAAAAGGAGAGTTGAAATTCTATGACCGAAGTGCAGCTGATTTTTTCTATTTATGTTTTCGTATTAGCAATTTTTGTTGGCTTCGAAGTCATCACGAAAGTGCCGCCACTTTTGCATACCCCGTTGATGTCCGGTTCCAATGCGATTTCCGGAATCACCATTGTCGGGGCTTTGTTGAGCGCTGGCTCGGGCCAGACATCCATTGCAACCATCCTCGGTTTATTGGCAGTCATCTTTGCCGCAATCAACGTTGTCGGTGGATTTATGGTAACGGATCGAATGTTAGAAATGTTCAAAAAGGAGAAAGATAAGAAGTAAACGGAACCTATGCCGACTTTGACAAATCTAGCCTACCTGGCAGCGGCGGTGCTATTCATACTGGGACTGAAGAATCTAGGATCTCCCAAGACCGCGCGTCGTGGCAATTTACTTGCCATGTTGGCAATGCTTATTGCCATTGTTGTTACGTTACTTGACAAACAGATCGTTGACTTTACCTACATTCTTGTGGGATTGATTATCGGTTCAGCGATCGGCGGCTTTGCGCCCAAAAAGTGCAATTGACCGACATGCCGCAATTGGTGGCAATTTCCAACGGCCTTGGTGGGGGTGCTTCAGCCCTCGTTGCCGCTTCCGAATATTTTCGATTCACCGGTGAACCGCAAGCCTATGTCGTTGCGACCATTGTTTTGAGCGTACTGATTGGCACGGTTACTTTCAGCGGCAGCCTCATTGCATTTGCTAAATTGCAAGGCATCATGCGTGGTGCACCAATTGTTTTCACTCTACAACAAGCAGTAAATGCAGTTATCATTCTTGCAATTCTTGTTTTAGGAGTCATTTTTGTTCTCAACCCTTTATCCGTTAAGCTGTTGATCGCGGTTCTGGTGCTCTCGCTTTTGCTTGGCGTTCTTTCCGTCATTGCCATTGGCGGCGCGGATATGCCGGTGGTGATCTCCCTGCTCAACGCCTACTCAGGGATTGCGGCAGCCGGTCACGGTTGGGTTTTGAACAATAGTGTGCTGATCATTGCCGGTTCGCTGGTGGGCGCGGCCGGGTTTATTCTCACCGCTATCATGTCGAAAGCCATGAACCGCTCGCTCGCCAATATCATTTTTGCCGGGGTTGGCGCCGAGGTCGCCTCAGAGGAAGAGAGCGAAGATATTTACGCCGGCCGGGTTAAAG is from candidate division KSB1 bacterium and encodes:
- a CDS encoding NAD(P)(+) transhydrogenase (Re/Si-specific) subunit alpha, translated to VAEGGNCSLSKENEVVEKYGVTVFGVVNIARTVPVHASQMHSKNVTNLFKHLFKDGNSTIDLNDEITRGACITHNGEIINEMVRTVFKKES
- a CDS encoding NAD(P) transhydrogenase subunit alpha → MTEVQLIFSIYVFVLAIFVGFEVITKVPPLLHTPLMSGSNAISGITIVGALLSAGSGQTSIATILGLLAVIFAAINVVGGFMVTDRMLEMFKKEKDKK